From a region of the Brevibacterium siliguriense genome:
- a CDS encoding ABC transporter ATP-binding protein: MSDENSFDTGSLPEVTRNNPPVVVCDNVHVRYKTLATGKKLKLGSKNVMGRKRELREVHALKGISFVAHKNESIGIIGSNGSGKSTLMRSITGLTPTSEGAIYATSRPNLLGVGAALIPDLSGARNIILGSLALGLTRDEIDAKFDDIVEFTGLEDFIDLPMRTYSSGMSQRLKFAIATSVQHEILIVDEALNVGDKKFRDRSEGRIRSIRENAGTVFLVSHSMRTIKDTCNRALWIEKGELLADGPALEVIRKYQAFTKAEKAKETEEEPG, translated from the coding sequence ATGAGTGACGAGAATTCGTTCGACACCGGCAGCCTCCCCGAGGTGACCAGGAACAATCCGCCCGTCGTCGTCTGCGACAACGTGCACGTCCGCTACAAGACCCTGGCCACGGGCAAGAAGCTCAAGCTGGGCAGCAAGAACGTGATGGGGCGGAAGCGGGAGCTGCGAGAGGTTCACGCCCTCAAGGGCATCAGCTTCGTCGCCCACAAGAACGAATCGATCGGCATCATCGGCAGCAACGGCTCCGGGAAGTCCACGCTCATGCGGTCGATCACCGGGTTGACCCCGACCTCCGAGGGCGCGATCTATGCGACGTCACGGCCGAACCTCCTCGGCGTCGGTGCCGCTCTGATCCCGGATCTCTCGGGTGCTCGCAACATCATCCTCGGTTCACTGGCCCTGGGGCTCACCCGCGACGAGATCGATGCGAAGTTCGATGACATCGTCGAGTTCACCGGGCTCGAGGACTTCATCGACCTGCCCATGCGCACGTACTCCTCGGGCATGTCTCAGCGACTGAAGTTCGCGATCGCAACCTCGGTGCAGCACGAGATCCTCATCGTCGATGAGGCGCTCAACGTCGGTGACAAGAAGTTCCGTGACCGTTCCGAGGGCCGCATCCGCTCCATCCGTGAGAACGCAGGCACCGTCTTCCTTGTCTCACACTCGATGCGCACGATCAAGGACACGTGCAACCGTGCGCTGTGGATCGAGAAGGGCGAGCTGCTCGCCGACGGTCCGGCGCTCGAGGTCATTCGCAAGTATCAGGCCTTCACTAAGGCCGAGAAGGCGAAGGAAACCGAGGAAGAGCCGGGCTGA
- a CDS encoding Lrp/AsnC family transcriptional regulator: MERQTALGVEFVANPNIVSVERLTQGPNFGLTIVADSLESMAMGPLEFLAGLPGVTSIQTSASVAMHHGAHLWRLEHLDKGQIETLKSIHREMTAPDTSIVLGADTRPIVQMLQLDGRCSAADIARRLDLAPATARRRLDRVLRSEEIVLRTELAQSRSGWPVNVQWFARLPAGEHDRAAQRLAELNPRMIASVTGNSNLLITFWLRSLHDVLTVEQMVEQAVPTITIDHSAVLINALKRQGWVLNSDGSTTGEFVSS; the protein is encoded by the coding sequence ATGGAACGGCAGACTGCACTCGGAGTCGAGTTCGTTGCGAACCCGAACATCGTCTCGGTAGAACGGCTGACTCAGGGCCCGAATTTCGGGCTGACGATCGTCGCCGACAGCCTCGAATCGATGGCCATGGGGCCCCTCGAATTCCTGGCCGGCCTTCCCGGTGTCACCAGCATCCAGACGTCTGCGTCAGTGGCCATGCATCATGGAGCACACCTATGGCGACTGGAGCATCTGGACAAGGGACAGATCGAAACCCTGAAATCGATCCACAGAGAAATGACTGCACCTGACACATCGATCGTCCTCGGTGCCGATACGCGCCCTATCGTGCAGATGCTGCAGCTCGACGGTCGCTGCAGCGCAGCCGACATCGCTCGACGGCTCGATCTAGCTCCGGCCACAGCTCGCAGACGGCTTGATCGAGTTCTCCGCAGTGAAGAGATCGTGCTGCGGACCGAACTTGCCCAATCGCGGTCGGGTTGGCCGGTGAATGTCCAGTGGTTCGCTCGCCTGCCCGCTGGCGAGCATGATCGAGCCGCCCAGCGGCTGGCTGAATTGAATCCACGGATGATCGCGTCGGTCACCGGGAATTCGAATCTGCTCATCACATTCTGGCTGCGTTCGCTCCACGACGTCCTCACTGTGGAACAGATGGTCGAACAGGCGGTGCCGACGATCACCATCGACCACAGCGCCGTCCTTATCAACGCCCTCAAACGCCAAGGGTGGGTGCTCAATTCCGACGGAAGCACGACTGGAGAATTCGTCTCAAGTTGA
- a CDS encoding ABC transporter permease, producing MDMARLAAEHGLERVGGRPSLPQYVKQLLNRSDFTYTLAKYRMQSENERNRLGMAWVLLRPSFSALIYGTVFGVIMQGATARPPDFAPFVVIGVFILEFFNTSMNGGAKSIISNASLVQSLPFPRIVLPIAKVFQNLLDFIPTLLFMALIVIIFGARPDWDWFLFIPLVFLFWVFNQGVAFIFARATVHFRDLSQVTPFISRMIFYTSGVFFDLKVMVDKIDPSLQPFADWQPINNVLSIARGILMKDGVVPYDYFWHLAIWAFGIFIIGFVFFWQAEERFGRDE from the coding sequence GACGGCCGTCTCTGCCCCAGTACGTCAAACAGCTTCTCAATCGAAGCGACTTCACGTACACGCTTGCGAAGTACCGGATGCAGTCCGAGAACGAGCGCAACCGCCTCGGCATGGCCTGGGTGCTGCTGCGCCCATCATTCTCGGCTCTGATCTACGGCACCGTCTTCGGCGTCATCATGCAGGGTGCCACGGCTCGACCGCCGGACTTCGCGCCATTCGTCGTCATCGGCGTCTTCATCCTCGAGTTCTTCAACACCTCGATGAACGGGGGTGCGAAGTCAATCATCTCGAATGCCTCACTCGTCCAATCGCTGCCGTTCCCGCGCATTGTCCTGCCGATTGCCAAGGTGTTCCAAAACCTGCTCGACTTCATCCCCACCCTCCTCTTCATGGCGCTCATCGTCATCATCTTCGGCGCGCGTCCTGATTGGGATTGGTTCCTCTTCATCCCGCTGGTCTTCCTGTTCTGGGTCTTCAACCAGGGTGTGGCGTTCATCTTCGCCCGCGCGACGGTCCACTTCCGGGACCTCTCCCAGGTCACCCCGTTCATCTCCCGAATGATCTTCTACACCTCGGGTGTCTTCTTCGACCTCAAGGTCATGGTCGACAAGATCGACCCGTCCCTGCAGCCCTTCGCCGATTGGCAGCCGATCAACAACGTGCTGTCGATCGCTCGCGGCATCCTCATGAAGGACGGAGTCGTTCCCTACGACTACTTCTGGCACCTGGCCATCTGGGCATTCGGCATCTTCATCATCGGCTTCGTGTTCTTCTGGCAGGCCGAGGAAAGGTTCGGTCGTGATGAGTGA